The following coding sequences lie in one Metallumcola ferriviriculae genomic window:
- a CDS encoding phosphatase PAP2 family protein: MHYWKTPLGRLVIQLIIGLLAGIFLIKVFAEMAQGVLMNSLMNFDNVWGDFIRSFSDTRVTRSIIFVTDLGSATIEIPLFLMAAAYLAFRIKHTWETVILAVALAGGWLLNEALKAAFHRSRPGIKHLVEAGGYSFPSGHAMVSAAFYGMLGYIIWLNLKERTTYAWVILLLTAVLITAIGISRIYLGVHFPSDVIAGFAAGGAWLAACITALNGIRYYKGKRVHDGNEGT, encoded by the coding sequence ATGCACTACTGGAAAACGCCCTTAGGAAGATTGGTTATTCAGCTAATTATTGGATTGTTAGCGGGAATTTTTCTTATCAAAGTGTTTGCAGAGATGGCCCAAGGGGTGTTGATGAATTCACTAATGAATTTTGACAATGTATGGGGGGACTTTATTCGCAGTTTCTCCGACACAAGGGTTACCCGGTCCATCATTTTTGTGACGGACTTGGGTTCAGCTACCATAGAGATACCCCTGTTTTTGATGGCGGCCGCTTATTTAGCATTTAGAATCAAGCATACTTGGGAAACGGTTATTTTGGCGGTTGCTTTAGCAGGAGGATGGCTGCTTAATGAAGCTCTAAAGGCGGCCTTTCACCGCAGCCGCCCGGGAATAAAACATCTGGTAGAAGCAGGGGGTTACAGTTTCCCCAGCGGCCATGCTATGGTTTCCGCAGCATTTTACGGCATGCTGGGTTATATAATTTGGTTAAATTTAAAAGAACGGACAACCTATGCTTGGGTGATTTTACTGCTGACGGCGGTTTTAATTACCGCCATTGGTATTAGCCGCATTTACCTTGGTGTTCATTTTCCCAGTGATGTGATTGCTGGTTTTGCCGCCGGAGGGGCATGGCTTGCCGCCTGTATTACAGCATTAAACGGAATCAGGTATTATAAAGGTAAGCGAGTGCATGATGGTAATGAAGGAACGTAG
- the pckA gene encoding phosphoenolpyruvate carboxykinase (ATP), which produces MKPQIDGQLLSNNTSGKVYRNLSVAQLVEKALARGEGTMASNGALSLLTGKYTGRSPDDKFTVDTPGLNGDIDWGTVNRPMSQEKFELLYQRLLAYLQNRDVFIFDGYAGADQEYRLPVRFINEFAWQNLFVHQLFIRPTKDELNSYQPEFTLIGAPGFKADPEVDGTNSEAFVVVNYDEKVVIIGGTHYAGEMKKSIFGVMNYLLPKRDVFPMHCSANVGKNGDAALFFGLSGTGKTTLSADPDRYLIGDDEHGWSDSGVFNFEGGCYAKCINLSKEKEPQIWEAIRFGTVIENVAIDPLTRAADYDSDKHTENTRAGYPIDFIPGVVQSGAGDHPETVIFLTADAFGVMPPIAKLNAEQAMYYFLSGYTSKLAGTERGIKEPQATFSTCFGAPFLPLRPMVYAAMLGDRIAKHNTRVFLINTGWSGGPYGVGNRMNLNYTRAMVTAALNGQLDDVAYRSDPVFDISLPVSCPGVPTEILEPRATWSNKEEYDRAAKGLARRFADNFKKFSGVPDKLTTAGPKIE; this is translated from the coding sequence ATGAAGCCACAAATTGATGGACAGCTGCTAAGTAATAATACTTCCGGAAAAGTGTATCGCAATCTTTCGGTTGCGCAATTGGTGGAAAAGGCGTTAGCACGCGGTGAAGGTACAATGGCGTCTAATGGAGCACTATCGCTTCTTACGGGTAAATATACCGGGCGTTCTCCTGACGATAAGTTTACTGTCGATACTCCAGGTCTGAATGGCGACATTGACTGGGGTACGGTAAACAGGCCTATGTCCCAAGAAAAATTTGAGCTGTTATACCAACGTTTATTGGCGTATTTGCAAAACCGGGACGTATTTATATTTGACGGTTATGCCGGAGCGGACCAAGAATATCGTCTTCCGGTTCGATTTATTAACGAATTTGCATGGCAAAATCTTTTTGTTCACCAGCTTTTTATTCGGCCTACCAAAGATGAATTGAATAGTTATCAACCAGAGTTCACTTTAATCGGGGCACCGGGTTTTAAAGCTGACCCTGAGGTGGATGGAACTAACTCCGAGGCCTTTGTGGTGGTTAATTACGATGAAAAGGTTGTAATTATTGGCGGTACTCATTATGCTGGTGAGATGAAGAAATCCATTTTTGGCGTTATGAATTACCTGCTGCCGAAGCGGGATGTATTTCCCATGCATTGTTCTGCTAATGTCGGCAAGAATGGTGATGCTGCGTTATTTTTTGGCCTTTCCGGCACCGGGAAGACTACTCTTTCTGCGGACCCGGACAGGTATTTAATTGGTGATGATGAGCATGGTTGGTCGGATTCAGGCGTATTTAATTTCGAAGGCGGATGCTATGCAAAATGCATCAATCTCAGTAAGGAGAAGGAACCGCAGATATGGGAAGCGATTCGTTTTGGTACAGTAATAGAAAATGTAGCAATTGACCCGCTTACCCGGGCGGCAGACTACGACAGTGACAAACATACGGAAAACACTCGGGCAGGATATCCTATTGATTTTATACCCGGTGTGGTACAGTCCGGTGCCGGTGATCACCCTGAGACGGTAATATTTCTTACTGCCGATGCATTTGGCGTTATGCCGCCTATTGCTAAATTAAATGCAGAGCAAGCCATGTATTATTTCCTTTCTGGCTACACCAGTAAACTGGCAGGAACGGAACGGGGTATTAAAGAGCCGCAGGCAACATTTTCGACATGCTTTGGTGCGCCTTTTTTACCGTTAAGGCCGATGGTTTACGCAGCGATGCTCGGAGATAGAATCGCTAAGCATAACACTCGGGTATTCTTAATAAATACCGGTTGGTCCGGTGGTCCTTACGGAGTGGGTAATAGAATGAACCTCAACTACACCCGAGCTATGGTTACTGCGGCATTGAACGGCCAATTGGACGATGTGGCATATCGCTCTGACCCGGTATTTGACATCTCTCTGCCGGTTAGTTGTCCCGGTGTGCCCACTGAGATACTTGAGCCCCGGGCAACCTGGAGTAATAAAGAGGAATACGACCGCGCCGCCAAAGGATTAGCCCGGAGATTTGCTGATAATTTCAAAAAGTTTAGCGGTGTACCGGATAAACTTACTACGGCAGGACCAAAGATTGAATAA